One Cuculus canorus isolate bCucCan1 chromosome 2, bCucCan1.pri, whole genome shotgun sequence genomic region harbors:
- the LOC104066680 gene encoding patched domain-containing protein 3-like, which produces MAEPPRPARRRSCRDTDCAERPLRRLFEALGGVVAARPWPFALAPLLLSAGLGAGFLLLPRRQASDIEAQFTPAQGPAKAERAFVMRRFPADGSERFSASRLPTEGAYAALVAVAAAGGSVLAPAARRDALRLDEAVLARGYERLCARNGGACVPANPVLPLLRDAAALESLAFPVHGREFLGAALGGVRTGAGGRVLAARALKLLYYLREDGPAAAESRRWLRSFVRDVPAELAELQLDSLQVSYFTSLSRQEEFDGNTKSVIPLFSITYFLTITFSIISCLRLSCIRNNVWLACCGVVSAGLAVLSSFGLMLFCGVPFVVTVANAPFLILGVGVDDMFIMIASWEQSLRKKEKSGVKSLLAETYAEAALSVTITTLTDVLAFFIGTWTAFPSVRSFCLYTGTAFVFCYIYTLTFFGAIMVLNHKREQGKRHWLTCMPVGVDEDQADKSCLYNACCVGNCSRQSPQPESEHPMSIFFKKYYGPFLTNKWVKLLVVVLYGAYLGGSIYGCTQIREGIDLRNLASDDSYVIKYYDDDDTYFSEYGPRVMVIITESVDYWNETVRLGIENCMQNLEGISYVDKNFTESWLRVYTQLGESGSINISNKTLFINNLPALFQVVPNFEWDINKTENEIEASRFFIQTVNVSSAVDEKNLLNQLRETARQCSIPLMVYHPAFIYYDQYLVIVQNTIQNVVVAAGAMLVVSLLLIPNPLCSLWVTFAIASVIVGVAGFMTFWMINLDSISMINLVICIGFSVDFSAHISYAFVTSGESSGNKRAIEALSLLGYPVLQGAVSTILGVVVLAAAKAYIFRTFFKIMFLVILFGALHGLVFLPVLLTFFGNFGTSPHSTKPNDRSPHNTQSTNLELGFRNDKDCP; this is translated from the exons ATGGCGGAGCCGCCGCGCCCCGCGCGCCGCCGCTCGTGCCGCGACACGGACTGCGCGGAGCGGCCGCTGCGGCGGCTCTTCGAGGCGCTGGGCGGCGTCGTGGCCGCGCGGCCCTGGCCCTTCGCGCTGGCGCCGCTGCTGCTGTCGGCCGGGCTGGGCGCCGGGTTCCTGCTGCTGCCGCGGCGGCAGGCGAGCGACATCGAGGCGCAGTTCACGCCGGCGCAGGGCCCCGCCAAGGCCGAGCGCGCCTTCGTGATGCGCCGCTTTCCCGCCGACGGCTCGGAGCGCTTCTCCGCGTCGCGGCTGCCCACCGAGGGCGCCTACGCCGCGCTCGTCGCCgtggcggcggcggggggctCGGTGCTGGCCCCGGCGGCGCGGCGGGACGCGCTGCGCCTGGACGAGGCGGTGCTCGCCCGCGGCTACGAGCGGCTCTGCGCCCGCAACGGCGGCGCCTGCGTCCCCGCCAACCCGGTGCTGCCGCTGCTGCGCGACGCGGCCGCCCTGGAGAGCCTCGCCTTCCCCGTGCACGGCCGCGAGTTCCTGGGCGCCGCGCTGGGCGGCGTGCGCACGGGCGCGGGCGGGCGGGTGCTGGCGGCGCGGGCGCTGAAGCTGCTCTATTACCTGCGGGAGGACGGCCCCGCGGCGGCCGAGAGCCGGCGGTGGCTGCGGAGCTTCGTGCGGGACGTCCCGGCGGAGCTGGCGGAGCTGCAGCTCGACTCCCTGCAG GTGTCGTACTTTACCTCACTGTCCCGACAAGAGGAGTTTGATGGGAATACCAAGAGTGTGATCCCGCTTTTCTCCATAACCTATTTCTTGACAATAACCTTTTCAATCATCTCCTGCCTAAG actgaGCTGTATACGAAATAATGTCTGGCTTGCATGCTGTGGAGTGGTCTCTGCCGGTTTAGCTGTATTAAGCAGCTTTGGATTGATGCTCTTCTGTGGAGTGCCATTTGTGGTCACTGTAGCAAACGCACCATTTCTTATTCTGG gagTTGGTGTTGATGACATGTTCATCATGATCGCTTCCTGGGAacaaagtttaagaaaaaaagagaaatccgGTGTTAAATCTCTGCTGGCCGAGACTTACGCAGAAGCAGCACTTTCTGTGAccatcaccaccctcacagatGTTTTGGCCTTCTTCATTGGCACCTGGACTGCTTTTCCATCCGTGAGATCATTTTGCCTCTACACAGGCACTGCTTTTGTCTTCTGCTATATATATACCCTGACCTTCTTTGGGGCAATTATGGTGTTAAATCATAAAAGGGAGCAAGGAAAGCGACACTGGCTGACTTGCATGCCTGTGGGAGTCGATGAAGATCAGGCTGACAAGTCCTGCTTGTACAATGCTTGCTGTGTCGGCAACTGTTCTAGGCAGTCACCTCAGCCAGAAAGCGAACATCCTATGAGCATATTCTTTAAGAAGTATTATGGCCCTTTCTTAACAAATAAATGGGTCAAGCTCCTTGTGGTGGTGCTGTATGGGGCGTACTTGGGGGGCAGTATTTATGGATGCACTCAGATCAGGGAAGGCATTGATCTTCGAAATCTGGCAAGTGATGACTCTTACGTTATTAAATACTATGATGACGATGACACATACTTCTCAGAATATGGACCCAGGGTCATGGTTATCATTACGGAAAGTGTAGATTACTGGAATGAGACCGTTCGTCTTGGCATTGAGAACTGCATGCAGAATTTAGAGGGCATTTCCTATGTGGATAAGAACTTCACAGAGTCATGGCTGAGAGTATACACACAACTTGGTGAAAGTGGTTCAATAAATATAAGCAATAAGACTCTTTTCATCAATAACTTGCCTGCGCTGTTCCAGGTTGTTCCCAATTTTGAGTGGGACATTAACAAGACTGAGAATGAAATAGAAGCTTCACGTTTCTTCATCCAGACAGTGAACGTGAGCTCAGCCGTTGATGAGAAGAATCTTCTCAATCAGTTAAGAGAGACAGCCAGGCAGTGCAGTATTCCACTAATGGTGTACCACCCTGCTTTCATCTACTATGATCAGTACCTGGTGATTGTGCAGAACACCATTCAGAACGTTGTTGTTGCTGCCGGGGCAATGCTGGTCGTCTCCTTGTTGCTAATTCCCAACCCGTTGTGTTCCCTGTGGGTGACTTTTGCCATAGCTTCTGTTATAGTTGGTGTTGCTGGTTTCATGACCTTTTGGATGATCAATCTTGATTCCATATCCATGATCAACCTGGTCATTTGTATAGGGTTTTCGGTCGATTTTTCTGCTCATATTTCCTATGCATTCGTGACGAGTGGAGAGTCATCAGGCAATAAAAGGGCAATTGAAGCTCTGTCCCTGCTAGGTTACCCAGTATTACAAGGTGCAGTTTCTACTATACTAGGAGTAGTTGTCCTGGCTGCAGCAAAAGCCTACATCTTCAGGACATTTTTCAAGATCATGTTCCTTGTTATTTTGTTTGGGGCTCTTCACggtcttgtttttcttccagtgcttttaactttttttggGAACTTTGGCACATCACCCCACAGTACAAAACCCAATGACAGATCACCCCACAATACCCAGTCTACAAACCTAGAGCTTGGGTTTAGAAATGACAAAGACTGTCCATGA
- the LOC104066679 gene encoding uncharacterized protein LOC104066679, protein MEIETADEVAIVGIGCNFPGGDGIDNFWKVLEEGKNCTVEIPPERFNIKEWYDPDDNKPGKICTTRAALVDEFNSFDNHLFGINNMEAERMDPQQKLLIECTYKALEDAGVPVEAVSGTKTGVFIGLMNRDYEIVTSRAVSEINHYDGTGTAMSIAANRVSFTFNLTGPSLAIDTACSSFLFALHYALRAIKSGDCETAICGGVNCIIDPRTFVSLSKAKMISPEGISKPFSKKADGYGRGEGCGVVFLKPLKKAKEDYSKIWGVINISAVNQNGRSMTPITRPSQTEQEKLLRSIYETRVDPSVVQYVEAHGTGTAAGDPTEAESLGSVICKNRSSQVSTLKIGSVKGNIGHTESAAGAAGLIKVLLMMHHGKIVPTLHYSKEMSSIDTEKLNLAIPTTVEPWEESREYGRVAGINCFGFGGTNAHVVVRQVKQLESLPAFKRPLELVLLSAASRKSLQMTMADTAEQLSKRNDVTLPSLAYTSACRRSHANYRYRKAFVTNSLRHLQQEVMLAASAELAMSKVEPQLVFVFCGNGVTLKEFSAALLSSEPVFRDKCKEIEALFQKHAPISLLPAGGHSPKDLLNPELSQPLLFTLQVALASLLKYWGIKPVAAVGHSVGEVAAAHFAGYLSLADAVKVIYHRSRLQAKTASGRMLVVGNIPVEEIAERLHVYAGKVCIAVFNSPVSCTLSGNSESVDAVQKDLAQAFSQRNIFLHVLNVPAAYHSPSMDMILGELEESVEPLGKQKGEMEVISTLTGVAASENDFAQGRFWARHTREPVAFAQAIKSAARDRENVVFVEISPHRALQRNIKETLGKGTKVFSSLQTDAEYQTLLTLVGNLFELGYNPSWQHFYHGYQSVPVAIPRYQFDRKKLMTCLDIHQQANQRGISSSHPLIYGVGSGNTEFGCLLSRDTTPYLYEHMNNGVALVPGAFYAELGLASVMNSSRPRVPLSTCQISISFSAPCVLTQSSQVLSIKLSPQKAVTAFEILSSSDAVYAAGQVIKGPEAVVEESTIAFQDIYQRCTSVVRREEVYEALSVVGFQYGSIFRQLGDVHYCQELKEAITRIKVSKETVGEMHNYCIHPVLLDCFLQMTAVLTSRTFQSKAGFPSGMGSLVVLRPLEEEMMIYMRTSKSIGDCLEVCGCFMDKYGSVLAELKRVAITFVKRASSRDNEFMFENKWKEVSLSQTGGHWETMPRVLVFADKFGIAGQLKKYLHPDSKYVMYEDWEALSESHTQNKMRAEVDNYDEILFLWGIQKLNEDFPSKAVDQLAKCCEAYRQVVVALREKMSRCSVRVITYRTTERDVDHINCGFALYGMTRTCVVEFPEITFQMIDLSSSSSLDISVLADVLVKTKGVDYPEVCISQGRTYMAEIRRTPFADATYSQSVRSLQKSETFSLYTSDPYAARDLSAELSTSTATQLEKQSVEIQVDKICLHSEDYFPISVSSRNFGKTLYWNSQAVDKHGLLALDFSGTVTATGSDVKKVKVGDHVASCYPAAASSQVRIPARVCFNVKKFPCFQNVPCVSYFILAWEIFSQRLPKGKHGRTLGIISMEPLSVLCHVLSAAAEEMGWRTVLARPTSDQFQCLDLCHALVVLPPVNRLSQEDLAHMYFLKDVVIVCGTQLSESIQNISAIDHESISFHVLTLTSIFQKASLTELQKTVHVWINSMDVKRFRHLSGSAFQQAENFERTNSVMSYFACKSVPLAVLRRQKDMTVLSDIPLYESQKKLFKHNAVYIVVGGLTGLGFETVKFIAENGGGCVAILSRKNPSTEKQEEMKALQQQYKGSKVVFVQCDVTSTSKVEKAFQSIANVFAGSPIKGVFQSAVVLHDGHLEVLKLADFQKVLSPKVAGTLNLHWATRGQELDYFVCYSSVTSFLGNATQANYAAANSFLDVFCHYRRNCGLAGQSINWGALNLGVLLNQNHIQNLLGSKGIDILQVHEIHEYLRKSLIVNNPQQAVAKLNFHALFNHLFSRIASLKSRFISLMTEEFRNNLEIFEKTQIQPPGTALMKSEDYITSLVGDLTGKSSDELTMNTSLSSLGIDSMLAMTIQNRVFQERKVDIPLVKLLDPHTTLSSLVVVLEETNDTNGTVEKENVVDESAEKGSWL, encoded by the exons ATGGAGATCGAGACTGCAGATGAAGTTGCCATTGTGGGAATAGGATGCAATTTTCCTGGAG GTGATGGAATTGACAACTTCTGGAAAGTCCTGGAGGAAGGCAAAAACTGCACAGTAGAAATCCCCCCTGAGAGATTTAATATCAAAGAGTGGTATGATCCAGATGATAACAAGCCAGGAAAAATATGTACAACGCGAGCTGCTCTTGTTGATGA ATTTAATTCATTTGACAACCACCTGTTTGGAATTAATAATATGGAAGCTGAACGCATGGATCCGCAACAGAAGTTATTGATAGAATGCACATACAAAGCCCTGGAGGATGCAGGAGTTCCTGTAGAAGCTGTCAGTGGCACCAAAACAGGTGTTTTTATTG GTCTTATGAATCGAGACTATGAAATCGTAACAAGCAGAGCAGTGAGTGAAATAAATCATTATGATGGCACGGGAACAGCAATGAGCATTGCTGCTAACAGGGTCTCATTCACATTTAATCTGACTGGACCATCGCTGGCTATTGACACTGCAtgttcatcttttctttttgctctgcaCTACGCTTTACGAGCAATTAAATCAG GAGACTGTGAGACAGCAATCTGCGGTGGAGTCAACTGCATCATAGATCCCCGCACCTTTGTATCTCTCAGTAAAGCAAAAATGATCTCTCCAGAGGGAATAAGTAAACCCTTCTCCAAAAAGGCTGATGGCTATGGAAGGGGAGAAGGCTGTGGTGTTGTTTTCCTCAAACCGCTGAAAAAG GCAAAGGAAGACTACAGCAAAATCTGGGGTGTGATAAACATCAGTGCAGTAAATCAGAATGGTAGGTCCATGACTCCAATCACAAGACCATCTcaaacagagcaggaaaagtTGCTGCGCAGCATTTATGAGACTCGTGTTGATCCCTCAGTTGTGCAGTATGTTGAAGCACATGGTACAGGAACTGCCGCTGGAGATCCTACTGAAGCGGAAAGCCTGGGTAGCGTCATTTGTAAAAACAGGTCTTCACAAGTTTCCACTCTGAAAATTGGTTCAGTGAAAGGGAATATTGGCCACACGGAatcagctgctggagcagcagggttAATCAAAGTGCTTCTGATGATGCATCATGGAAAGATTGTTCCAACCTTGCATTACTCAAAGGAGATGAGCAGCATCGATACAGAGAAATTAAACCTTGCGATTCCCACAACCGTAGAGCCCTGGGAAGAATCCAGGGAGTATGGAAGAGTAGCTGGCATCAACTGCTTTGGATTTGGAGGAACCAATGCCCACGTTGTAGTCAGGCAGGTTAAGCAGCTAGAGAGCCTTCCTGCCTTTAAGAGGCCCCTTGAATTAGTTCTGCTGTCAGCAGCATCAAGGAAGTCCCTTCAGATGACAATGGCTGACACAGCTGAGCAGCTGAGCAAAAGAAATGATGTAACTCTCCCAAGCCTGGCCTATACTTCTGCCTGCAGAAGAAGCCATGCCAACTACAGGTACCGAAAAGCATTTGTCACAAATTCTCTCCGACACTTGCAGCAAGAGGTTATGTTAGCAGCGAGCGCTGAACTTGCCATGTCAAAGGTGGAACCACAGCTGGTGTTTGTGTTCTGTGGCAACGGTGTAACGCTGAAGGAGTTCAGCGCGGCACTGCTGAGCTCAGAGCCGGTGTTCAGAGACAAGTGTAAGGAAATAGAAGCACTTTTTCAGAAACACGctcccatcagcctcctgcCAGCAGGAGGTCATAGCCCAAAGGATCTGTTGAATCCAGAGCTTTCCCAGCCCTTGCTTTTTACCTTGCAAGTTGCCTTAGCTTCCCTTCTGAAATACTGGGGCATTAAGCCAGTCGCTGCTGTTGGCCACTCGGTAGGGGAAGTTGCTGCTGCCCATTTTGCTGGGTACCTTTCATTGGCAGATGCAGTCAAAGTGATTTATCACCGGAGCCGGCTGCAGGCAAAGACTGCCAGCGGCAGAATGTTGGTGGTTGGAAATATCCCTGTTGAAGAGATTGCTGAGCGTCTGCATGTCTACGCGGGAAAGGTGTGCATTGCAGTTTTCAACAGCCCAGTTTCCTGCACCTTGTCTGGGAATTCAGAGTCTGTGGATGCTGTCCAGAAAGATTTAGCTCAAGCTTTCAGCCAGAGAAACATCtttcttcatgttttaaatGTGCCAGCTGCGTACCACAGCCCCAGCATGGATATGATACttggggagctggaggagagcgTGGAGCCTTTAGGAAAACAGAAGGGGGAAATGGAAGTGATTTCAACCCTGACTGGGGTggctgcttctgaaaatgaCTTTGCTCAGGGCAGGTTCTGGGCCCGCCATACTCGTGAGCCTGTTGCTTTTGCTCAGGCCATCAAAAGTGCAGCTCGAGACAGGGAAAATGTTGTGTTTGTGGAAATAAGCCCTCACCGAGCATTGCAGAGAAACATAAAGGAAACCCTAGGGAAAGGCACAAAGGTATTCTCTTCTTTGCAAACAGATGCAGAGTATCAGACACTCTTAACCCTGGTAGGAAATCTGTTTGAACTGGGATATAATCCCAGCTGGCAGCACTTCTATCATGGCTATCAAAGTGTTCCAGTGGCCATTCCACGGTATCAGTTTGATCGCAAGAAACTCATGACCTGTCTGGATATCCATCAACAAGCAAACCAAAGAGGCATCAGCTCCAGTCATCCTTTGATTTATGGTGTAGGCAGTGGCAACACAGAGTTTGGCTGCTTGCTGTCTCGGGACACAACACCGTACTTATATGAGCACATGAACAATGGTGTGGCTTTAGTCCCTGGTGCTTTTTATGCGGAGCTAGGCCTGGCCTCTGTGATGAACAGCTCAAGACCTAGAGTGCCTCTGAGTACTTGCCAGATAAGTATCAGTTTTTCTGCACCGTGTGTTCTCACACAGAGTTCCCAAGTCCTGAGTATCAAGCTGAGTCCACAAAAAGCGGTGACAGCCTTTGAGATACTCTCTTCCTCCGATGCAGTTTATGCTGCAGGCCAAGTTATAAAGGGGCCTGAAGCTGTGGTGGAAGAAAGCACCATCGCCTTCCAAGACATCTATCAAAGGTGCACGTCAGTGGTTAGAAGGGAGGAGGTTTATGAAGCACTGTCTGTGGTTGGCTTTCAGTACGGCTCCATATTCAGGCAGCTGGGGGATGTGCATTATTGCCAGGAACTAAAGGAAGCCATAACAAGGATAAAGGTGAGCAAGGAGACTGTTGGAGAAATGCACAACTACTGTATCCATCCAGTGCTGCTTGACTGTTTTCTGCAGATGACTGCTGTCCTGACCTCAAGGACGTTCCAGTCCAAAGCAGGCTTTCCTTCAGGGATGGGCAGCCTGGTGGTGCTCCGACCGCTGGAGGAAGAAATGATGATATATATGAGAACAAGCAAATCCATTGGGGACTGCCTAGAGGTCTGTGGTTGCTTTATGGACAAATACGGCTCCGTTTTGGCTGAACTCAAGCGTGTTGCCATCACTTTCGTGAAGCGAGCATCCTCCAGAGACAATGAGTTcatgtttgaaaacaaatggaaagaagTCTCTCTTTCACAGACAGGTGGACATTGGGAGACTATGCCCAGAGTCCTAGTGTttgctgacaaatttgggataGCTGGGCAgctcaaaaaatatttgcatcctGATTCAAAATATGTTATGTATGAAGACTGGGAGGCCCTCTCAGAAAGCCACACACAGAATAAAATGAGAGCAGAGGTTGATAATTATGATGAAATTCTGTTCCTTTGGGGAATTCAAAAGTTAAATGAAGATTTCCCAAGCAAAGCTGTAGACCAATTGGCAAAGTGTTGTGAAGCCTATCGCCAAGTTGTTGTGGCGTTAAGAGAGAAAATGTCCCGCTGTTCAGTCAGAGTGATCACCTACAGGACAACAGAAAGAGATGTAGACCACATTAACTGTGGGTTTGCATTGTATGGCATGACCAGAACTTGTGTCGTTGAATTTCCAGAAATCACATTTCAGATGATTGACCTCAGCTCTTCCAGTTCCCTGGACATCTCGGTGCTAGCAGATGTTCTTGTCAAAACCAAAGGCGTGGACTATCCAGAAGTTTGCATCAGCCAGGGAAGAACATACATGGCTGAAATCAGACGCACACCTTTTGCAGATGCCACATACAGCCAATCGGTGAGATCTCTCCAGAAGTCAGAAACGTTCTCTTTGTATACTTCTGATCCATACGCAGCAAGAGACTTGTCTGCTGAATTATCCACCAGCACTGCTACTCAACTTGAAAAACAGAGTGTTGAAATTCAAGTGGATAAAATATGTCTCCACTCAGAAGACTATTTTCCCATTAGTGTTTCCAGTCGTAACTTTGGGAAAACACTGTATTGGAATTCACAAGCAGTAGACAAACATGGGCTTTTAGCTCTTGATTTCAGTGGCACAGTAACAGCAACAGGCAGTGATGTGAAGAAAGTTAAAGTAGGGGATCACGTGGCTTCATGTTATCCAGCTGCTGCGTCATCCCAAGTTCGGATTCCAGCAAGAGTTTGTTTCAATGTAAAGAAATTCCCCTGCTTTCAGAATGTCCCTTGTGTGTCGTACTTTATCCTTGCATGGGAAATCTTCAGTCAGAGGTTGCCCAAGGGGAAACATGGCAGAACATTGGGCATTATTTCTATGGAGCCATTATCAGTTTTGTGCCATGTCCTTTCTGCGGCTGCTGAAGAGATGGGTTGGAGAACAGTACTTGCAAGGCCCACTTCTGATCAGTTCCAGTGTTTAGACTTGTGCCATGCCCTTGTTGTTCTTCCTCCAGTAAACAGACTGTCTCAGGAGGATCTGGCCCACATGTACTTTCTGAAAGATGTGGTGATAGTGTGTGGCACTCAACTGTCTGAAAGTATCCAGAACATCAGTGCAATTGATCATGAAAGTATCAGCTTTCATGTCCTTACGCTTACCAGCATTTTCCAGAAAGCATCTCTAACAGAACTGCAAAAGACTGTGCATGTGTGGATCAATTCCATGGATGTGAAACGATTTAGACATCTGTCAGgttctgcttttcagcaggCTGAGAACTTCGAAAGAACAAACTCTGTGATGTCCTATTTTGCCTGCAAGTCTGTCCCCCTTGCTGTACTAAGAAGGCAGAAGGACATGACCGTGCTTTCAGATATCCCGTTGTATGAATCTCAGAAGAAGCTGTTTAAGCACAATGCTGTTTACATAGTAGTGGGGGGGCTCACTGGACTTGGCTTTGAAACGGTGAAATTCATAGCCGAGAATGGAGGAGGGTGTGTTGCGATACTCTCCAGGAAAAATCCAAGCACTGAGAAGCAAGAGGAGATGaaggctttgcagcagcagtacAAAGGGAGTAAAGTAGTGTTTGTGCAGTGTGATGTTACCTCGACTAGCAAAGTTGAGAAAGCTTTCCAGTCCATTGCAAACGTCTTTGCAGGGAGTCCAATCAAAGGTGTGTTTCAAAGTGCTGTTGTTTTACACGATGGCCATCTTGAAGTTCTGAAGTTGGCTGACTTTCAGAAAGTGCTGAGCCCCAAAGTGGCAGGGACCCTAAATCTTCATTGGGCTACCAGAGGCCAGGAGCTTGACTACTTTGTGTGCTACTCCTCTGTTACTTCCTTTCTGGGAAATGCCACCCAGGCAAACTATGCAGCTGCAAACTCTTTCTTGGATGTCTTCTGCCACTACAGGAGGAACTGTGGGCTCGCAGGCCAATCCATTAACTGGGGTGCTTTGAACCTCGGTGTACTGCTCAATCAAAACCATATTCAGAACCTTCTGGGGTCCAAGGGCATAGACATTCTGCAAGTGCATGAAATTCATGAGTATCTCAGGAAAAGCTTAATTGTGAATAACCCACAACAAGCTGTTGCCAAGTTAAACTTTCATGCTTTATTTAATCATCTTTTTTCTCGGATTGCATCACTGAAAAGTCGCTTCATATCACTTATGACAGAAGAATTTAGGAACAATCTTGAAATCTTTGAGAAAACTCAAATTCAACCACCGGGTACTGCCTTAATGAAATCTGAAGACTATATCACCTCC